From a region of the Streptomyces tirandamycinicus genome:
- a CDS encoding TetR/AcrR family transcriptional regulator — MARTTDGNGTPVPQRLLATATRLFAEQGYDRTSVQEIVEAAGVTKGALYHYFGSKEDLLQEVYSRVLRLQQERLDAFAEADAPVERRLRSAAADVVVTTIENLDDASIFFRSMHHLSPEKNKQVRAERRRYHERFRALIEEGQQSGVFSAATPADLVVDYHFGSVHHLSTWYRPDGPLSPQQVADHLADLLLRALRP, encoded by the coding sequence ATGGCCAGGACGACGGACGGGAACGGCACGCCCGTCCCCCAGAGGCTGCTGGCCACCGCCACCCGGCTGTTCGCGGAGCAGGGCTACGACCGTACGTCCGTCCAGGAGATCGTCGAGGCGGCGGGCGTCACCAAAGGGGCCCTGTACCACTACTTCGGTTCCAAGGAGGACCTCCTCCAGGAGGTCTACTCCCGGGTGCTCAGACTCCAGCAGGAACGCCTGGACGCCTTCGCCGAGGCGGACGCCCCGGTCGAGCGGCGGCTGCGGTCGGCCGCCGCCGACGTCGTCGTCACCACCATCGAGAACCTCGACGACGCCTCGATCTTCTTCCGTTCCATGCACCACCTCAGCCCGGAGAAGAACAAGCAGGTCCGCGCCGAACGCCGGCGCTACCACGAGCGGTTCCGCGCGCTGATCGAGGAGGGGCAGCAGAGCGGGGTGTTCTCGGCCGCGACCCCTGCCGACCTCGTGGTGGACTACCACTTCGGCTCGGTGCACCACCTGTCCACCTGGTACCGCCCCGACGGTCCGCTCAGCCCGCAGCAGGTGGCCGACCACCTCGCCGACCTGCTGCTGCGGGCACTGCGCCCCTGA
- a CDS encoding AMP-binding protein: MSASRYAARPWLSQLTAAQRAPVHPPASVVHSFRAAARRAPDRTALAYFDGRLSYREADALSDSVAGRLAARGVARGDRVALMLQNTPHFVLALLGAWKAGATVVPLNPMYKSAEVTHALDDSGATVLICSDRAWETQLRGTAAATPVRFAVTACELDLQTRDDSRVLGFERLPPPGDTDDLVAVARAGYAAPEGRDPAAGDVALISYTSGTSGRPKGAMNLHGGITYNAERQRTGHPVPEGACYFALAPLFHITGLVCELAACAANAGTLALAYRFEAGVVLDAFLEHRPAYTVGPSTAFMALAAHPAAGPDHFASFAVVSSGGAPVPPALVERFRAEFGPYIRNGYGLTECTAPCASVPPGREAPVDPASGALSVGLPGADTVVRILDDQGREVPFGEHGEIAVRGPQVVPGYWRLPEATAAGFPDGELRTGDIGFMDPDGWLYVVDRKKDMINASGFKVWPREVEDVLHTHPAVREAAVVGVPHAYRGETVKAYVSLRPGTAVGPDELAGYCADRLAAYKYPRQVEILEELPKTTSGKILRRELRSRA, from the coding sequence GTGAGCGCCTCCCGCTACGCGGCCCGGCCCTGGCTCTCCCAGCTGACCGCGGCGCAGCGCGCACCCGTGCACCCGCCCGCGAGTGTCGTCCACTCCTTCCGCGCCGCCGCCCGGCGGGCCCCGGACCGCACCGCCCTCGCCTACTTCGACGGACGCCTGAGCTACCGCGAGGCCGACGCGCTCTCCGACTCCGTCGCCGGCCGTCTCGCCGCCCGCGGAGTGGCCCGGGGCGACCGGGTCGCCCTGATGCTCCAGAACACCCCGCACTTCGTCCTCGCGCTGCTCGGCGCGTGGAAGGCCGGGGCGACCGTCGTCCCGCTGAACCCCATGTACAAGTCGGCCGAGGTGACCCACGCCCTCGACGACTCGGGCGCGACGGTGCTGATCTGCTCGGACCGCGCCTGGGAGACGCAGCTGCGCGGCACCGCCGCCGCCACCCCCGTACGCTTCGCCGTCACCGCCTGCGAGCTGGACCTGCAGACCCGCGACGACAGCCGGGTCCTCGGCTTCGAGCGGCTGCCGCCGCCCGGCGACACCGACGACCTGGTCGCCGTCGCCCGCGCCGGGTACGCCGCACCGGAGGGCCGGGACCCGGCCGCCGGCGACGTGGCGCTGATCAGCTACACCTCCGGCACCAGCGGCAGACCCAAGGGCGCCATGAACCTGCACGGCGGCATCACCTACAACGCCGAACGCCAGCGCACCGGACACCCCGTCCCCGAAGGCGCCTGCTACTTCGCCCTCGCACCGCTCTTCCACATCACCGGCCTGGTGTGCGAACTGGCGGCCTGCGCGGCCAACGCGGGCACGCTCGCGCTCGCGTACCGCTTCGAGGCGGGCGTCGTCCTCGACGCCTTCCTGGAGCACCGGCCCGCCTACACCGTCGGCCCCTCCACCGCCTTCATGGCCCTGGCCGCCCACCCCGCCGCCGGGCCCGACCACTTCGCGTCCTTCGCCGTCGTCTCCTCCGGCGGCGCGCCCGTACCGCCGGCCCTGGTGGAGAGGTTCCGCGCGGAGTTCGGCCCCTACATCCGCAACGGCTACGGGCTCACCGAGTGCACGGCGCCCTGCGCGTCGGTGCCCCCGGGGAGGGAGGCCCCGGTGGACCCCGCCTCCGGCGCCCTCTCCGTCGGCCTCCCCGGGGCGGACACCGTCGTACGGATCCTCGACGACCAGGGCCGGGAGGTCCCGTTCGGCGAGCACGGCGAGATCGCCGTCCGCGGGCCGCAGGTCGTGCCCGGCTACTGGCGGCTGCCCGAGGCCACCGCGGCGGGCTTCCCGGACGGCGAGCTGCGCACCGGGGACATCGGCTTCATGGACCCCGACGGCTGGCTCTACGTGGTCGACCGCAAGAAGGACATGATCAACGCCTCGGGCTTCAAGGTCTGGCCGCGGGAGGTCGAGGACGTCCTGCACACCCACCCCGCGGTACGGGAGGCGGCGGTCGTCGGCGTGCCGCACGCCTACCGCGGCGAGACCGTCAAGGCGTACGTCAGCCTCCGCCCCGGCACGGCGGTCGGCCCCGACGAACTCGCCGGATACTGCGCCGACCGGCTCGCCGCGTACAAGTACCCGCGGCAGGTCGAGATCCTCGAGGAGCTCCCGAAGACGACTAGTGGGAAGATCCTCAGGCGGGAACTGCGTTCCCGCGCATGA
- a CDS encoding SDR family oxidoreductase: MSTVQGANVVVTGAGGGIGAALARRFAAEGARVAVNDIDPGRTRAVAEEIGALAVPGDASAVVEEAREALGGTVDVYCANAGLASPGDAFADEDVWASAWDVNVMAHVRAVRTLLPGWLERGSGRFVSTVSAAGLLTMIGAAPYSVTKHGALAFAEWLSLTYRHRGLKVHAVCPQGVRTDMLAAAGSAGELVLAPGAIEPEDVADALFEGIEADRFLILPHPEVAGYHQARAGDPDRWLGTMNHIQQKWEAAR, encoded by the coding sequence ATGAGTACGGTTCAGGGCGCGAACGTGGTGGTCACCGGCGCGGGCGGCGGCATCGGCGCCGCCCTGGCACGCCGCTTCGCGGCGGAGGGCGCACGCGTCGCCGTCAACGACATCGACCCGGGCCGGACCCGGGCCGTCGCGGAGGAGATCGGCGCCCTCGCCGTCCCCGGCGACGCCTCCGCCGTCGTCGAGGAGGCCAGGGAGGCCCTCGGTGGCACCGTCGACGTCTACTGCGCCAACGCCGGACTCGCCTCACCGGGCGACGCCTTCGCCGACGAGGACGTGTGGGCCTCCGCCTGGGACGTGAACGTGATGGCGCACGTGCGGGCGGTGCGCACCCTGCTCCCCGGCTGGCTGGAGCGGGGGAGCGGCCGCTTCGTCTCCACCGTGTCCGCCGCCGGCCTCCTGACGATGATCGGTGCCGCCCCGTACAGCGTCACCAAGCACGGCGCGCTCGCCTTCGCGGAGTGGCTGTCGCTGACGTACCGTCACCGCGGACTCAAGGTGCACGCCGTCTGCCCGCAGGGGGTGCGCACCGACATGCTCGCCGCGGCGGGATCGGCGGGCGAACTCGTCCTCGCCCCCGGCGCCATCGAGCCCGAGGACGTCGCCGACGCCCTGTTCGAGGGGATCGAGGCCGACCGCTTCCTCATCCTGCCGCACCCCGAGGTCGCCGGGTACCATCAGGCCCGCGCCGGCGACCCCGACCGCTGGCTGGGCACCATGAACCACATCCAGCAGAAGTGGGAGGCCGCCCGGTGA
- a CDS encoding exo-beta-N-acetylmuramidase NamZ family protein, giving the protein MSLSRRGLLAAGGAAGALAASAAAATPAAAHGGRSRVRTGFERLAADGYRLLSGERVGVVTNPTGITRDARHLVDVMHADDRVDLVAVFGPEHGFRGTAQAGGSEGRYDDPATGLPVYDTYLKSGQPLADIFTASGVDTVVFDIQDAGARFYTYIWTMYDCMAAAVLAGKRFVVLDRPNPVTGRAAHGPVLDKAFATFVGREPIAQAHGMTVAELALLFNAEFLAAPAELDVVRMSGWRRDDFHDATGLPWVPPSPNMPTPDTALVYSGTCLFEGTNLSEGRGTTRPFELLGAEGIDRVWAEAANALGLPGVRFREAYFTPTFSKFQGRTVGGVQLHVHDRQAFDPVRTGIGLLMTAKRSWGGFAWRPDHWIDKLTGSTRVRTMIDAGAGTDEVVGAWQQDLAAFRALRREYLLYR; this is encoded by the coding sequence ATGAGCCTGTCCAGACGAGGTCTGCTGGCCGCCGGAGGTGCCGCGGGCGCCCTGGCGGCGTCCGCGGCCGCGGCCACGCCCGCGGCGGCGCACGGCGGGCGGAGCCGGGTCCGCACCGGTTTCGAGCGGCTCGCCGCCGACGGCTACCGGCTGCTCTCCGGCGAGCGGGTCGGCGTCGTCACCAACCCCACCGGCATCACCCGCGACGCCCGCCATCTGGTCGACGTGATGCACGCGGACGACCGCGTGGACCTGGTCGCCGTCTTCGGGCCGGAGCACGGCTTCCGCGGCACCGCCCAGGCGGGCGGCTCCGAGGGCCGCTACGACGACCCCGCGACCGGGCTCCCGGTCTACGACACGTACCTCAAGAGCGGACAGCCGCTCGCCGACATCTTCACCGCCTCCGGCGTGGACACGGTCGTGTTCGACATCCAGGACGCCGGCGCCCGCTTCTACACCTACATCTGGACGATGTACGACTGCATGGCGGCGGCGGTGCTCGCCGGGAAGCGCTTCGTGGTGCTGGACCGCCCCAACCCGGTCACCGGCCGCGCCGCCCACGGACCGGTCCTGGACAAGGCGTTCGCCACCTTCGTCGGCCGCGAGCCGATCGCCCAGGCGCACGGGATGACCGTCGCCGAACTGGCCCTGCTGTTCAACGCCGAGTTCCTGGCCGCACCGGCGGAGCTGGACGTGGTGCGGATGTCGGGCTGGCGCCGGGACGACTTCCACGACGCCACCGGCCTGCCCTGGGTGCCGCCGAGCCCCAACATGCCGACGCCGGACACCGCACTCGTCTACTCCGGAACCTGCCTCTTCGAGGGCACCAACCTCTCGGAGGGCCGCGGCACCACCCGCCCGTTCGAACTGCTGGGCGCGGAGGGAATCGACCGCGTCTGGGCGGAGGCGGCGAACGCGCTGGGCCTGCCCGGGGTCCGCTTCCGCGAGGCCTACTTCACCCCCACCTTCTCCAAGTTCCAGGGCAGGACGGTGGGCGGGGTGCAGCTCCATGTGCACGACCGCCAGGCGTTCGACCCGGTCCGCACCGGCATCGGACTGCTGATGACCGCGAAACGGAGCTGGGGCGGCTTCGCCTGGCGGCCCGACCACTGGATCGACAAGCTCACCGGGTCCACCCGGGTGCGCACGATGATCGACGCGGGCGCCGGGACGGACGAGGTCGTCGGAGCGTGGCAGCAGGACCTGGCGGCGTTCCGCGCGCTGCGGCGGGAGTATCTGCTCTACCGGTGA
- a CDS encoding YoaK family protein: protein MQAKRVTFLTWAMMALTVTTGMVEAVSFLALGPVFTAVQTGTMLLLSFALVGVAGLAVVPCLASVAGFTVGAALSARFESRSRLKGHRWFREALIAESLVLAVAASVAWGIERPGEPLTAHHYTAAGLVALAMGIRNVSTLRAGVRGMPVTVTTRALAALIGGSPLAVDTRLAPGAGDQVRRAVSVLAMFAGGLLGAWLLHDGRIGAGAVLLCTAVLGVAVALAFTLVPRERTSEAD, encoded by the coding sequence ATGCAGGCGAAACGCGTGACCTTCCTGACGTGGGCGATGATGGCGCTCACGGTGACGACGGGGATGGTCGAAGCGGTCAGCTTCCTCGCGCTGGGGCCGGTGTTCACCGCCGTCCAGACCGGGACCATGCTGCTGCTGTCGTTCGCACTGGTCGGAGTGGCCGGACTGGCCGTCGTACCGTGTCTGGCCTCGGTGGCGGGGTTCACCGTGGGCGCCGCGCTCTCCGCGCGGTTCGAGTCGCGGTCCCGGCTGAAGGGCCACCGGTGGTTCCGGGAGGCGCTGATCGCGGAGAGCCTGGTGCTGGCCGTCGCCGCCTCGGTGGCCTGGGGTATCGAGCGGCCCGGTGAACCGCTCACGGCACACCACTACACGGCGGCCGGGCTGGTGGCGCTGGCCATGGGGATCAGGAACGTCTCCACGCTCCGGGCGGGAGTGCGGGGCATGCCGGTGACGGTCACCACGCGGGCTCTGGCGGCGCTCATCGGCGGGTCCCCGCTGGCGGTGGACACGCGCCTGGCGCCCGGCGCGGGCGACCAGGTACGGCGGGCCGTGTCGGTGCTGGCCATGTTCGCCGGCGGCCTGCTCGGTGCGTGGCTGCTGCACGACGGCCGGATCGGCGCGGGCGCGGTGCTGCTGTGCACCGCGGTCCTCGGGGTGGCCGTCGCACTGGCCTTCACCCTGGTGCCGCGGGAGAGGACGTCCGAGGCCGACTGA
- a CDS encoding MaoC family dehydratase, with product MAEPRIFTSAEELTAGVGEELGPSDWLEVDQKRIDLFAEATGDHQWIHVDPERAAAGPFGTTVAHGYLTLSLLPALVPQIMRVEGMKMGINYGTNKVRFPAPVPVGSRLRATAVLRSVEQIGGGVQVTAAVTVEREGGEKPVCVAESVSRYFF from the coding sequence ATGGCCGAGCCGAGGATCTTCACGTCCGCCGAGGAGCTGACCGCCGGGGTCGGCGAGGAGCTGGGGCCCAGCGACTGGCTGGAGGTCGACCAGAAGCGGATCGACCTCTTCGCGGAGGCCACGGGCGACCACCAGTGGATCCATGTGGACCCCGAGCGCGCGGCCGCCGGGCCGTTCGGGACGACCGTCGCGCACGGCTATCTGACGCTCTCGCTGCTTCCGGCCCTCGTCCCGCAGATCATGCGGGTCGAGGGCATGAAGATGGGCATCAACTACGGCACCAACAAGGTCCGCTTCCCCGCCCCCGTCCCGGTGGGCTCACGGCTGCGGGCCACGGCGGTCCTCAGGAGCGTCGAGCAGATCGGCGGCGGTGTGCAGGTGACGGCGGCGGTCACCGTGGAGCGCGAGGGCGGCGAGAAGCCGGTGTGCGTCGCCGAGTCGGTGTCCCGCTACTTCTTCTGA
- a CDS encoding TetR/AcrR family transcriptional regulator, with translation MTAAQDTTAEDAPWGEVAPDAARKLLVAAVEAFAERGYHATTTRDIAGRAGMSPAALYIHYKTKEELLHRISRIGHDKALEVLSAASGRGGTPGERLAEAVRSFVRWHAGRHDTARVVQYELDALSEEHRAEIMALRRRSDAVVREILRDGVESGEFDVPDVPGTTVAVLSLCIDVARWFNVQGRRTPEEVGELYADLVLRMVSAGK, from the coding sequence ATGACTGCGGCGCAGGACACGACGGCCGAGGACGCGCCGTGGGGCGAGGTCGCGCCCGACGCCGCCCGCAAGCTCCTCGTCGCCGCCGTCGAGGCCTTCGCGGAGCGGGGCTACCACGCGACGACGACCCGGGACATCGCAGGCCGGGCGGGCATGAGCCCGGCCGCCCTGTACATCCACTACAAGACCAAGGAGGAGCTGCTCCACCGGATCAGCCGGATCGGGCACGACAAGGCGCTCGAGGTGCTGTCGGCCGCGTCGGGACGCGGTGGAACGCCGGGCGAGCGACTCGCCGAGGCGGTGCGCTCCTTCGTCCGCTGGCACGCCGGCCGGCATGACACCGCACGCGTGGTGCAGTACGAGCTCGACGCCCTGTCCGAGGAGCACCGGGCCGAGATCATGGCGCTGCGCCGGCGCAGCGACGCCGTGGTGCGCGAGATCCTGCGCGACGGCGTGGAGTCGGGCGAGTTCGACGTCCCCGACGTACCCGGCACCACGGTGGCGGTGCTCTCGCTCTGCATCGACGTGGCGCGCTGGTTCAACGTCCAGGGGCGCAGGACGCCGGAGGAGGTCGGCGAGCTGTACGCCGACCTCGTCCTGCGCATGGTGTCCGCGGGGAAGTAG
- a CDS encoding TetR/AcrR family transcriptional regulator, with amino-acid sequence MARPRKPLLSRERIVGAASALVDAEGLDAVSTRRLAAQLGVSGPSLYNHFRNKDEILDAVADAVSAKVDLSMFDESDPRDWRTALHDWAVSYRAALTEHPNIVPVLARGPGRRPAGLRVADAVFGAMVRAGWPPAQATRIGALMRYFITGSALGSFARGFVDDETAYDPGDYPHLGQAHLLADRQEEIDEGAFETGLRALLDGLTAQYPTAATAARAGGAGRSRADGP; translated from the coding sequence ATGGCCCGACCGCGCAAGCCGCTCCTGAGCAGAGAACGCATCGTCGGGGCGGCGAGCGCGCTGGTCGACGCCGAGGGTCTGGACGCCGTCTCCACCCGGCGCCTGGCCGCACAGCTCGGCGTGAGCGGCCCCTCGCTCTACAACCACTTCCGGAACAAGGACGAGATCCTGGACGCCGTGGCCGACGCCGTCAGCGCCAAGGTCGATCTGTCGATGTTCGACGAGTCCGACCCACGCGACTGGCGCACCGCGCTGCACGACTGGGCCGTCTCCTACCGGGCGGCCCTGACCGAACACCCCAACATCGTCCCGGTCCTGGCCCGCGGGCCCGGCCGCCGCCCGGCCGGGCTGAGGGTCGCCGACGCGGTCTTCGGCGCGATGGTCCGCGCGGGCTGGCCGCCCGCCCAGGCCACCCGCATCGGCGCCCTGATGCGCTACTTCATCACCGGCTCCGCCCTCGGCTCGTTCGCCCGCGGCTTCGTCGACGACGAGACCGCCTACGACCCCGGCGACTACCCCCACCTGGGGCAGGCCCATCTCCTCGCCGACCGCCAGGAGGAGATCGACGAGGGGGCGTTCGAGACGGGGCTGCGGGCCCTGCTGGACGGCCTGACGGCGCAGTACCCAACGGCGGCAACGGCGGCAAGGGCGGGCGGGGCGGGACGGAGCCGGGCGGACGGCCCGTAG
- a CDS encoding MFS transporter — MDTAPPSPLAGDPQLTAPTDRHRRRVAGAAALASAVEWYDYFVFGIAAALVLGDLYFPAGSASAGVLAAFATFAVGFLARPVGGIIAGQFGDKHGRKPMLVLALTLMGLATTGIGLLPTYESIGIAAPLLLVLLRVMQGLAVGAQWGGAMLMATEYAPEGKRGLYGSLVQLGVPIGVVTANTVFLAAGALTDDAAFASWGWRVPFLVGFLVLGLAWYIHARVEETPEFREAERALAEKEKSEPRSPLRTILRRHLGTVFLAGGSFAVNTATFYIIITGVLDYSTRELGMEREAVLTVSLCVSLTQLALIPAAAALSDRVGRLRIYAAGAVGLLAWAFPLFLLIDTASLLWLAVGTFVTSCFLSIMYGPQAALFAELFTPEMRYTGASLGYQIAAVFGGGLAPFIMVLLLEATGTSMAVSAYITVLAAVALGSIRVLAKRAAARE; from the coding sequence ATGGACACGGCACCCCCTTCCCCGCTCGCCGGCGACCCCCAGCTGACCGCTCCCACCGACCGGCACCGCCGACGCGTGGCCGGCGCCGCCGCCCTCGCCTCGGCAGTCGAGTGGTACGACTACTTCGTCTTCGGCATCGCGGCCGCACTGGTGCTCGGCGACCTCTACTTCCCGGCGGGCAGCGCCTCGGCCGGCGTGCTCGCCGCCTTCGCGACCTTCGCCGTCGGCTTCCTCGCACGCCCCGTCGGCGGGATCATCGCCGGACAGTTCGGCGACAAGCACGGCCGCAAGCCGATGCTCGTCCTCGCCCTCACCCTCATGGGCCTCGCCACCACCGGCATCGGCCTGCTGCCGACGTACGAGTCCATCGGCATCGCCGCACCCCTGCTCCTCGTACTGCTGCGGGTGATGCAGGGCCTGGCGGTCGGCGCCCAGTGGGGCGGCGCGATGCTCATGGCCACCGAGTACGCACCGGAGGGCAAACGCGGGCTGTACGGCAGCCTCGTGCAACTCGGCGTACCCATCGGCGTGGTGACCGCCAACACCGTGTTCCTCGCGGCGGGCGCCCTCACCGACGACGCCGCGTTCGCGTCCTGGGGCTGGCGGGTGCCGTTCCTCGTCGGCTTCCTGGTGCTCGGCCTCGCCTGGTACATCCACGCACGGGTCGAGGAGACCCCCGAGTTCCGGGAGGCCGAACGGGCCCTGGCCGAGAAGGAGAAGAGCGAGCCCCGCTCGCCGCTGCGGACCATCCTGCGACGGCACCTCGGCACGGTCTTCCTGGCGGGTGGCTCCTTCGCCGTCAACACCGCGACGTTCTACATCATCATCACCGGTGTGCTGGACTACTCGACCCGCGAACTCGGCATGGAGCGCGAGGCGGTGCTCACCGTCTCCCTGTGCGTCAGCCTCACCCAGCTCGCGCTGATACCGGCCGCCGCGGCCCTCTCCGATCGCGTCGGCCGGCTGCGCATCTACGCGGCGGGCGCGGTCGGCCTGCTGGCGTGGGCGTTCCCGCTGTTCCTGCTGATCGACACCGCGTCGCTGCTCTGGCTGGCCGTCGGCACCTTCGTCACCAGCTGTTTCCTCAGCATCATGTACGGGCCGCAGGCCGCCCTGTTCGCCGAGCTGTTCACCCCCGAGATGCGCTACACCGGCGCCTCGCTCGGCTACCAGATCGCGGCCGTGTTCGGCGGCGGCCTGGCGCCGTTCATCATGGTGCTGCTGCTGGAGGCGACGGGCACGTCGATGGCCGTCTCCGCCTACATCACCGTGCTGGCCGCCGTCGCTCTCGGCTCGATCAGGGTGCTCGCGAAGCGGGCGGCCGCCCGGGAGTGA
- a CDS encoding putative glycolipid-binding domain-containing protein, with protein MEFTHPPAGAAWLHQDSRQGFEVAFFRVTDDGLRIDGHAAVAEDGDAFAVEYEIELDPDWRTRTARVRGRSPSGSRTVVLETDGSGHWAVDGKRAPYLEGCLDVDLEASALTNALPVRRLSLPQGARASAPAAWVRARDLTVERLEQTYTRSTDRGTHTCHDYAAPAYGFSSRIVSDESGLPLEYPGIAVRAL; from the coding sequence GTGGAATTCACGCACCCTCCCGCCGGCGCGGCCTGGCTCCACCAGGACTCACGGCAGGGCTTCGAAGTGGCGTTCTTCCGGGTCACGGACGACGGCCTGCGGATCGACGGCCACGCGGCGGTGGCGGAGGACGGCGACGCCTTCGCCGTCGAGTACGAGATCGAACTGGATCCCGACTGGCGCACCCGGACGGCACGGGTCCGCGGCCGCTCGCCGTCGGGCAGCCGCACGGTGGTCCTGGAGACGGACGGCTCGGGCCACTGGGCGGTCGACGGGAAGCGGGCGCCGTACCTGGAAGGCTGCCTCGACGTCGATCTGGAGGCGTCGGCCCTGACCAACGCCCTGCCCGTGCGCAGGTTGTCCCTGCCGCAGGGCGCCCGGGCGTCCGCGCCGGCCGCATGGGTGCGCGCCCGCGACCTCACCGTGGAGCGGCTGGAGCAGACCTACACCCGCTCCACCGACCGGGGCACGCACACCTGCCACGACTACGCGGCCCCGGCCTACGGGTTCTCGTCCCGCATCGTCAGCGACGAGTCCGGGCTGCCGCTGGAGTACCCCGGGATCGCCGTCCGCGCGCTGTGA
- a CDS encoding Zn-dependent alcohol dehydrogenase: protein MVRAAVLPAVGSPLEITRIELPEPGPGRVRVRLTAAGVCHSDLSLSNGTMQVPVPAVLGHEGAGTVVSVGEGVTHVAPGDGVVLNWAPSCGHCHHCSLGEVWLCAGALKGAGAVHAVTEDGTQLHPGLNVAAFAEETVVAANCVLPLPEGVPPAEAALLGCAVLTGYGAVHHSARVREGETVVVLGVGGVGLATLQAARIAGASRIIAVDVSPGKEGLARAAGATDFVVASDATAREVRALTGGLGADVAVECVGRAVTIRAAWDSTRRGGRTTVVGIGGKDQQVTFHALELFHWGRTLSGCVYGNSDPARDLPVLAEHIRAGRLDLSALVTERIGLDGIPAAFENMVAGKGGRALVVFP, encoded by the coding sequence GTGGTCCGCGCCGCAGTCCTGCCCGCCGTCGGCTCCCCTCTGGAGATCACCCGCATCGAACTCCCCGAGCCCGGTCCCGGCCGGGTGCGGGTGCGCCTGACCGCCGCCGGGGTCTGCCACTCCGATCTGTCGCTCTCCAACGGCACCATGCAGGTGCCGGTCCCCGCCGTCCTCGGCCACGAGGGCGCGGGCACCGTGGTGTCCGTCGGCGAGGGCGTCACCCATGTCGCCCCCGGTGACGGGGTGGTGCTCAACTGGGCCCCGTCCTGCGGGCACTGCCACCACTGCTCCCTCGGCGAGGTGTGGCTGTGCGCCGGCGCGCTCAAGGGCGCCGGCGCCGTCCACGCCGTCACCGAGGACGGCACCCAACTCCACCCGGGGCTGAACGTCGCCGCCTTCGCCGAGGAGACCGTGGTCGCGGCGAACTGCGTGCTGCCGCTCCCGGAGGGGGTGCCGCCGGCCGAGGCCGCCCTGCTCGGGTGCGCGGTCCTCACCGGCTACGGCGCGGTCCACCATTCGGCCCGGGTCCGTGAGGGGGAGACCGTCGTCGTCCTGGGCGTCGGCGGTGTCGGACTCGCCACCCTCCAGGCGGCCCGGATCGCGGGCGCGTCGAGGATCATCGCCGTGGACGTGTCGCCCGGGAAGGAAGGCCTCGCCCGCGCCGCAGGCGCCACCGACTTCGTCGTCGCCTCCGACGCCACCGCCCGCGAGGTCCGCGCCCTGACCGGCGGCCTGGGCGCGGACGTGGCCGTGGAGTGCGTGGGCCGCGCGGTGACGATCCGTGCCGCCTGGGACTCGACGCGGCGCGGCGGGCGGACGACGGTGGTCGGCATCGGCGGCAAGGACCAGCAGGTCACCTTCCACGCTCTGGAGCTCTTCCACTGGGGCCGTACCCTCTCGGGCTGCGTCTACGGCAACTCCGACCCGGCCCGGGACCTCCCGGTGCTCGCGGAGCACATCCGGGCCGGCCGGCTCGACCTGAGTGCGCTCGTCACCGAGCGGATCGGCCTCGACGGCATCCCGGCCGCCTTCGAGAACATGGTCGCGGGCAAGGGCGGCAGGGCGCTCGTCGTCTTCCCTTAG